In the genome of Raphanus sativus cultivar WK10039 chromosome 4, ASM80110v3, whole genome shotgun sequence, one region contains:
- the LOC108854151 gene encoding PTI1-like tyrosine-protein kinase 2, whose amino-acid sequence MRRWICCGRFSRDSNLSNDEQHLKTQWQQQQPDANQKQKPQPVAKPDAPPKEALPIEVPPLSVEQVKEKTDNFGSKSLIGEGSYGRVYYATLNDGKAVALKKLDVAPEAETNSEFLTQVSMVSRLKHENLIQLVGYCVDEDLRVLAYEFATMGSLHDVLHGRKGVQGAQPGPTLDWITRVKIAVEAARGLEYLHEKVQPPVIHRDVRSSNVLLFEDYQAKIADFNLSNQAPDNAARLHSTRVLGTFGYHAPEYAMTGQLTQKSDVYSFGVVLLELLTGRKPVDHTMPRGQQSLVTWATPRLSEDKVKQCVDPKLKGEYPPKSVAKLAAVAALCVQYESEFRPNMSIVVKALQPLLKPPAPAAPVPEA is encoded by the exons ATGCGCAGGTGGATCTGTTGTGGGCGTTTTTCAAGAGATTCAAATTTATCGAATGATGAGCAACATCTGAAAACTCAAtggcaacaacaacaacctgaTG CAAATCAAAAGCAAAAACCACAACCTGTTGCAAAACCTGATGCGCCGCCCAAGGAAGCTCTCCCCATTGAAGTCCCTCCCTTGTCTGTGGAACAAGTTAAAGAAAAAACCGACAATTTTGGATCAAAGTCACTGATTGGCGAGGGATCTTACGGAAGGGTGTATTACGCGACGCTAAACGATGGTAAAGCAGTGGCTTTGAAGAAACTCGATGTTGCCCCTGAAGCTGAAACTAACTCCGAGTTCTTGACTCAG GTTTCCATGGTTTCGAGACTAAAGCATGAGAATCTCATTCAGCTGGTCGGTTACTGCGTCGATGAGGACCTCCGTGTTCTCGCTTACGAGTTTGCAACGATGGGATCGCTGCACGACGTTCTACACGGTAGGAAAGGAGTTCAAGGTGCACAGCCAGGCCCAACGCTCGACTGGATAACGAGGGTGAAGATTGCCGTTGAGGCAGCTAGGGGTTTGGAATACCTTCACGAGAAGGTTCAGCCTCCTGTGATACACAGAGACGTGAGATCTAGCAACGTGCTTCTCTTTGAAGACTATCAAGCCAAAATTGCTGATTTTAATCTTTCGAATCAAGCTCCTGACAATGCTGCTCGTCTTCACTCTACCAGAGTCTTGGGCACCTTTGGCTATCACGCTCCTGA ATATGCTATGACTGGACAGTTGACACAGAAGAGTGATGTGTATAGCTTTGGGGTTGTACTTCTAGAGCTTTTGACAGGGAGGAAGCCTGTGGATCATACAATGCCACGGGGGCAACAGAGTCTTGTAACATGG GCTACACCGAGACTCAGTGAAGACAAAGTGAAGCAGTGTGTTGATCCAAAGCTAAAAGGAGAATACCCTCCTAAATCAGTAGCTAAG CTAGCAGCTGTGGCAGCGTTGTGTGTGCAATACGAATCTGAGTTTAGACCGAATATGAGTATAGTTGTGAAAGCTTTGCAGCCACTTCTCAAACCTCCAGCTCCAGCTGCTCCAGTTCCTGAAGCCTGA
- the LOC108854153 gene encoding uncharacterized protein LOC108854153 has translation MDTYSSKLIVCKAPFDSEAAAKQKAILENYTNPWVRISVEGFRCCKDDEDEIRIELINLFKSCGRDSIVDFPREPLLDRRAFVTLRAHGDDAHVAKEKALQLNGSNMGGWNALVKIAPEEEDEEYLALSAYREALGDELLYDKRFMFGITVKGYDTSLRKDEVEKALRAHFSSCGEITHVYVNPADKFTNIYFSQEEGEASAMALDGSQVDRFKITTSLVATTASSNTPLPPGETYFGYCYPAHMLEFGKEMQEKIDFYMTEWRLNAMTKKLRALKKHKVWTLREPKVKALKKPKAGALKKLKAWALRKKLKSYRSRF, from the exons ATGGACACGTACTCGAGCAAGTTAATCGTCTGCAAG GCACCGTTTGATAGTGAGGCTGCTGCTAAGCAAAAAGCCATCCTCGAGAACTACACCAATCCCTG GGTTAGGATATCTGTTGAAGGATTCAGGTGTTGTAAGGACGATGAGGATGAAATCAGGATTGAATTGATTAATCTCTTCAAATCATGTGGCCGTGACAGTATAGTTGATTTCCCCAGAGAGCCTCTTTTGGACAG ACGTGCTTTTGTTACTCTTCGTGCACATGGTGATGATGCACATGTCGCAAAAGAGAAAGCGTTGCAACTTAATGGAAGTAACATGGGAGGTTGGAATGCCCTTGTCAAGATTGCACCcgaggaagaagatgaggaaTACCTGGCGTTATCAGCTTATAGAGAAGCTCTTGGTGATGAGCTATTATATGACAAAAGATT TATGTTTGGCATTACCGTTAAGGGGTATGACACCTCCCTTCGTAAAGATGAAGTCGAGAAGGCTTTGAGAGCACATTTCTCTTCTTGTGGAGAGATAACACATGTTTACGTTAATCCCGCCGACAAGTTTACTAATATCTATTTTTcccaagaagaaggagaagctaGTGCCATGGCTCTTGATGGAAGTCAAGTGGACCGATTCAAAATAACTACTTCGCTCGTAGCCACAACAGCCAGTAGTAACACTCCCCTTCCCCCTGGTGAAACTTATTTTGGCTATTGTTACCCAG CTCATATGCTTGAGTTTGGCAAGGAGATGCAGGAGAAGATCGATTTTTATATGACTGAGTGGAGGCTCAATGCGATGACAAAGAAGCTCAGGGCTCTTAAGAAGCACAAGGTCTGGACTCTTAGGGAGCCTAAGGTCAAGGCTCTTAAGAAGCCCAAGGCCGGAGCTCTTAAGAAGCTTAAGGCCTGGGCTCTTAGGAAGAAGCTTAAGTCATATAGATCAAGGTTTTAA